One window of Canis lupus baileyi chromosome 21, mCanLup2.hap1, whole genome shotgun sequence genomic DNA carries:
- the SSRP1 gene encoding FACT complex subunit SSRP1 — protein sequence MAETLEFNDVYQEVKGSMNDGRLRLSRQGIIFKNSKTGKVDNIQAGELTEGIWRRVALGHGLKLLTKNGHVYKYDGFRESEFEKLSDFFKTHYRLELMEKDLCVKGWNWGTVKFGGQLLSFDIGDQPVFEIPLSNVSQCTTGKNEVTLEFHQNDDAEVSLMEVRFYVPPTQEDGVDPVEAFAQNVLSKADVIQATGDAICIFRELQCLTPRGRYDIRIYPTFLHLHGKTFDYKIPYTTVLRLFLLPHKDQRQMFFVISLDPPIKQGQTRYHFLILLFSKDEDISLTLNMNEEEVEKRFEGRLTKNMSGSLYEMVSRVMKALVNRKITVPGNFQGHSGAQCITCSYKASSGLLYPLERGFIYVHKPPVHIRFDEISFVNFARGTTTTRSFDFEIETKQGTQYTFSSIEREEYGKLFDFVNAKKLNIKNRGLKEGMNPSYDEYADSDEDQHDAYLERMKEEGKIREENANDSSDDSGEETDESFNPGEEEEDVAEEFDSNASASSSSNEGDSDRDEKKRKQLKKAKMAKDRKSRKKPVEVKKGKDPNAPKRPMSAYMLWLNASREKIKADHPGISITDLSKKAGEIWKGMSKEKKEEWDRKAEDARREYEKAMKEYEGGRGESSKRDKSKKKKKVKVKMEKKSTPSRGSSSKSSSRQLSESFKSKEFVSSDESSSGENKSKKKRRRSEDSEEEELASTPPSSEDSASGSDE from the exons ATGGCGGAAACACTGGAGTTCAACGACGTCTATCAGGAGGTGAAAGGCTCCATG AACGATGGTCGGCTAAGGTTGAGCCGCCAGGGTATCATCTTCAAGAACAGTAAGACGGGCAAAGTGGATAACATCCAGGCTGGGGAGCTGACGGAAGGCATCTGGCGCCGAGTCGCCCTGGGCCATGGACTTAAACTGCTTACAAAGAATGGCCACGTCTACAAGTATGACGGCTTCCGAGAATCG GAGTTTGAGAAACTCTCTGATTTCTTCAAAACTCACTATCGCCTTGAGCTGATGGAGAAGGACCTCTGTGTGAAAGGCTGGAACTGGGGAACTGTGAAGTTTGGTG GACAGCTGCTCTCCTTTGACATCGGTGACCAGCCGGTCTTCGAGATACCGCTCAGCAATGTGTCCCAGTGCACCACTGGCAAGAATGAGGTGACGCTGGAATTCCACCAGAATGATGACGCTGAGGTGTCTCTCATGGAAGTGCGCTTCTATGTGCCTCCCACCCAGGAGGATGGCGTGGACCCAGTTGAG GCCTTTGCCCAGAATGTGCTGTCTAAGGCGGATGTGATCCAGGCCACTGGAGACGCCATTTGCATCTTCCGGGAGCTTCAGTGTCTGACTCCCCGAGGCCGTTACGACATTCGGATCTACCCCACCTTTCTGCACTTGCATGGCAAGACCTTTGACTACAAGATCCCCTATACCACGGTGCTGCGTCTCTTTTTGCTGCCCCACAAAGACCAGCGCCAGATGTTCTTTGTG ATCAGCCTAGATCCTCCCATCAAGCAGGGCCAAACCCGTTACCACTTCTTGATACTTCTCTTCTCCAAGGATGAGGACATTTCCTTGACTCTCAACATGAACGA GGAAGAAGTGGAGAAACGCTTTGAGGGGCGGCTCACTAAGAACATGTCGGGATCGCTATACGAGATGGTCAGCCGGGTCATGAAGGCGCTGGTCAACCGCAAGATCACAGTGCCAGGCAACTTCCAAGG GCACTCGGGGGCCCAGTGTATCACCTGCTCCTACAAGGCGAGCTCGGGACTGCTCTACCCCCTGGAGCGGGGCTTCATCTACGTTCACAAGCCACCTGTGCACATCCGCTTCGATGAGATCTCCTTTGTCAACTTTGCCCGTGGTACCACCACCACTCGTTCCTTTGACTTTGAAATCGAGACCAAGCAGGGCACCCAGTATACCTTCAGTAGCATTGAGAG GGAGGAGTATGGGAAGCTGTTTGATTTTGTCAACGCCAaaaaactcaacatcaaaaaccGAGGATTAAAAGAG GGCATGAACCCAAGCTACGATGAATACGCCGACTCTGATGAGGACCAGCACGATGCCTACTTGGAGCGGATGAAGGAGGAGGGCAAGATCCGGGAAGAGAATGCCAACGACAGCAGCGATGACTCAGGAGAAGAAACCG ATGAGTCATTCAATCCAGGTGAAGAGGAGGAAGACGTGGCAGAGGA GTTTGACAGCAACGCCTCAGCCAGCTCCTCTAGTAATGAGGGTGACAGTGACCGTGATGAGAAGAAACGGAAGCAGCTTAAAAAGGCCAAGATGGCCAAGGACCGCAAGAGCCGCAAGAAGCCTGTGGAG GTGAAGAAGGGCAAAGACCCCAATGCCCCCAAGAGGCCGATGTCTGCCTACATGCTATGGCTCAATGCCAGCCGAGAGAAGATCAAGGCCGACCATCCCGGCATCAGCATCACTGATCTTTCCAAGAAGGCAGGCGAGATCTGGAAGGGAATGtccaaagagaagaaggag gaGTGGGATCGCAAAGCTGAGGACGCCAGGAGGGAATATGAAAAAGCCATGAAAGAATATGAAGGGGGCCGGGGTGAGTCTTCCAAGAG GGacaagtcaaagaaaaagaagaaagtaaaggtgaagatggaaaagaaatcaACGCCCTCGAGGGGCTCATCAT